The proteins below come from a single Fastidiosipila sanguinis genomic window:
- a CDS encoding YebC/PmpR family DNA-binding transcriptional regulator, with the protein MAGHSKWNNIKRRKGAQDAKKGKIFTKMGREIQVAVKEGGANPDQNKRLADAIEKAKSYNMPNDSIKRSIKRASDSNNTEDFEAITYEGYGPNGVAVIVNALTDNRNRTAGNIRHIFSKHNGNLGQNGSVSFLFEEKGEIYIETENLDDEELMMLALEAGAEDIKKIDEAYLVVTSPESYADVKSTLADSDLEIVESSVGPVAMTTVDLDEADAEIMQKLIDDLEDDDDVQEVYHNWEQDDE; encoded by the coding sequence ATGGCAGGACATTCAAAGTGGAATAATATTAAAAGAAGAAAAGGTGCACAAGACGCCAAAAAAGGTAAAATTTTCACCAAGATGGGTCGTGAAATACAGGTAGCAGTCAAAGAAGGTGGAGCTAATCCAGACCAGAACAAAAGACTAGCTGACGCTATTGAAAAGGCCAAATCCTACAATATGCCTAATGACTCAATTAAGAGAAGTATTAAAAGAGCAAGTGATTCAAATAATACAGAAGATTTCGAAGCTATTACCTACGAAGGTTATGGACCTAATGGTGTAGCCGTTATTGTTAATGCCTTGACTGATAATAGAAATAGAACAGCTGGTAATATACGTCATATTTTTAGCAAACATAATGGTAATTTGGGACAAAATGGTAGTGTTAGTTTCTTGTTTGAAGAAAAAGGTGAAATATATATAGAAACTGAAAATCTTGATGACGAAGAGTTGATGATGCTAGCCTTAGAAGCTGGGGCTGAAGATATTAAGAAAATAGATGAAGCTTATCTAGTTGTTACAAGCCCAGAAAGTTATGCAGATGTTAAAAGTACTTTAGCAGATTCTGACTTAGAAATTGTAGAGAGTAGTGTAGGCCCTGTTGCAATGACTACTGTTGATTTGGATGAGGCTGATGCTGAGATTATGCAAAAATTAATTGATGATCTTGAAGATGATGATGATGTTCAAGAGGTTTACCATAACTGGGAACAAGATGATGAGTAA